In the Constrictibacter sp. MBR-5 genome, one interval contains:
- a CDS encoding NADPH:quinone oxidoreductase family protein, which yields MKAWKVEDWCTPREMTLTDLPVPEPGQGQALVRVHAAALNFFDVLMISGKYQVKPPLPFTPGCEMAGEVVAAGPGSVFRPGDRVCGQPGWGAFGEYVLVENDRTDIVPDGVPMHDAAVMPVVYPTAHVALQRRGNLQPGEWVLVTAGAGGVGIAAIQLAKAWGARVIGLAGGEAKCAVCREQGADLALDYTQDGWVDLIRTHTNGHGIDVIVDPVGGEVYDQALKVLAWEGRAVIIGFAGGTIQKIAANRLLLKNASAVGAVWGGYLARDPQRARAVVADCFDLYAQGKIRPAIMRTYGLHEVPDALEALSRRDSWGKLVIDMKAA from the coding sequence ATGAAGGCATGGAAGGTCGAGGATTGGTGCACCCCGCGCGAGATGACGCTGACGGACCTGCCGGTCCCTGAACCGGGCCAGGGGCAGGCGCTCGTCCGGGTGCACGCCGCCGCCCTCAACTTCTTCGACGTGCTGATGATTTCCGGCAAGTACCAGGTGAAGCCGCCATTGCCGTTCACGCCGGGCTGCGAGATGGCGGGCGAGGTGGTCGCCGCAGGTCCCGGGTCGGTGTTCAGGCCCGGCGATCGCGTCTGCGGCCAACCCGGTTGGGGCGCTTTCGGCGAGTATGTTCTGGTCGAGAACGACCGGACCGATATCGTTCCGGACGGCGTGCCGATGCACGATGCGGCGGTCATGCCGGTAGTCTACCCGACCGCCCATGTCGCCCTGCAGCGTCGCGGCAACCTTCAGCCCGGGGAGTGGGTGCTGGTGACCGCGGGTGCCGGCGGCGTCGGCATCGCCGCCATCCAGCTCGCGAAGGCGTGGGGCGCGCGCGTCATCGGCCTCGCCGGAGGCGAGGCAAAATGTGCCGTCTGTCGCGAGCAGGGTGCCGACCTTGCGCTCGACTATACGCAGGACGGCTGGGTCGATCTCATCCGGACCCACACCAATGGCCATGGCATCGACGTGATCGTCGATCCCGTCGGGGGCGAGGTCTACGACCAGGCGCTGAAGGTGCTCGCCTGGGAGGGAAGGGCGGTCATCATCGGCTTCGCCGGCGGCACCATCCAGAAGATCGCCGCCAATCGGCTGCTGCTGAAGAACGCGTCGGCCGTGGGGGCCGTCTGGGGCGGCTATCTGGCGCGTGACCCGCAGCGCGCGCGGGCCGTCGTCGCCGATTGCTTCGATCTCTATGCGCAGGGGAAGATCCGCCCGGCGATCATGCGAACCTACGGTCTCCACGAGGTGCCCGATGCGCTGGAGGCGCTTTCCCGGCGCGACAGCTGGGGCAAACTCGTGATCGACATGAAGGCCGCGTGA
- a CDS encoding DUF4340 domain-containing protein, translating to MRKQSFIMLAAATAVVVIGATAAVVTRDRGTKVAAEGERMFPALFQRANDIDQLVVRSAEGGTISMTRSGERWVVTEKSGYPANFEKVRETLLSLSQMRTVEPRTAKPELLPRLELDDVEAEASKSVRVTAKDGDETVADVLVGRWQDTGQDQGMFVRRAGEDQSWLVKGGNTRPDKRITQWLDRDIVNVDQRRVKSVTITHAGGDSVKVVRPAPGADAFTLASKIPSGREAKAPHELEALASITDFLILDDVRAAKELDFATPAVTLESVTFDGLTLRLEGVEKDGTFWVRVAATESARDPALAAFVEANKGQDSAAGRTADQFKPEAEVKAQVAAIQSKTDGWAYRLTDYKTDKVRTDAQAITAAISADAAKPKN from the coding sequence ATGCGTAAGCAAAGCTTCATCATGCTCGCCGCCGCGACGGCGGTCGTCGTGATCGGCGCAACGGCGGCGGTCGTGACCCGCGATCGCGGCACGAAGGTGGCTGCGGAAGGCGAGCGGATGTTCCCGGCGCTCTTCCAACGCGCGAACGACATCGACCAGCTGGTCGTCCGCTCCGCCGAAGGCGGCACGATCAGCATGACGCGCAGCGGGGAACGGTGGGTCGTCACCGAGAAGAGCGGCTACCCCGCCAACTTCGAGAAGGTGCGCGAGACGCTCCTGTCGCTCTCGCAGATGCGGACCGTAGAGCCTCGGACGGCAAAGCCTGAGCTTCTGCCGCGGCTGGAACTGGACGATGTGGAGGCCGAGGCTTCCAAGTCGGTGCGGGTCACCGCCAAGGACGGGGATGAAACCGTCGCGGACGTGCTCGTCGGCCGCTGGCAGGACACCGGCCAGGACCAGGGCATGTTCGTCCGCCGGGCCGGCGAGGACCAGTCGTGGCTGGTCAAGGGAGGCAACACGCGACCGGACAAGCGGATCACCCAGTGGCTCGACCGCGACATCGTCAACGTCGACCAGCGCCGCGTTAAGTCCGTTACGATCACGCACGCTGGAGGCGACTCGGTAAAGGTCGTCCGGCCGGCTCCCGGCGCCGACGCCTTCACGCTCGCCTCGAAGATCCCGTCCGGACGCGAGGCGAAGGCACCGCACGAACTGGAAGCCCTCGCAAGCATCACGGACTTCCTGATCCTCGACGATGTGAGGGCTGCAAAGGAACTCGACTTCGCCACGCCGGCCGTGACGCTCGAGAGCGTCACGTTCGACGGCCTGACGCTGCGGCTCGAAGGTGTGGAGAAGGACGGGACGTTCTGGGTCCGCGTCGCCGCGACCGAAAGCGCGCGCGATCCCGCCCTCGCTGCCTTCGTAGAGGCAAACAAGGGTCAGGATTCCGCCGCCGGCCGGACCGCCGACCAGTTCAAACCCGAGGCGGAGGTGAAGGCCCAGGTCGCCGCCATCCAGTCGAAGACCGACGGATGGGCCTATCGCCTGACCGACTACAAGACGGACAAGGTCCGCACGGACGCGCAGGCGATCACGGCCGCAATTTCTGCGGATGCAGCCAAGCCGAAGAACTGA
- a CDS encoding Gldg family protein yields MDTARTRQRTLFSGLGLAILAVLFVAAVILSNTLLRSTRIDLTDDKLYTLSEGTRSVLQKIDEPITLRFYFSDRLAREIPAIGIYAQRVRDLLEEYAAVSDGKVRLEVYDPEPFSPAEDRAVGFGLQGVPVDQSGELVYFGLAGTNAVDEREVLPFFDQSRESLLEYDLTKVVYNLATLEKPKIGLISGLPIAGTPYAARAGQDDSWVIYGQLRQFFDVQMLSANVSEIPSDIKLLVLVHPKINAEATLYAIDQFVLGGGEVLAFVDPFSEAEATTPQPGGQPPSDTSSNLPKLFKAWGIEMPADTIVGDLAAARRVQVPTKNAQTRVAAIDYPFWLSLGKRNFAEESPVVAQLETMNIASPGHIVKLPETTVAVEPLVTTSRQSGTVATSVMQGPGPMDPLRITNAFKPTGEEYVLAARLHGKLKTAFPDGPPKPAATEGQTEDEKKTAEAAAAAAKAKQLTESADETNVVVVADADMLADGLWVRVQDFFGQRVAMPVANNGAFFINAVDNLSGSSDLIGLRSRGVAQRPFTEVQALQRQAEQRFRAKEQELTAKLQATEEQLRKIQGRNGAGEAGSVLTDEQRKAIDDFREEAVRIRRELRDVQHALRRDVESLTNWIQAVNIVGMPLLVAFAAIGVGFARRRYRRGPG; encoded by the coding sequence ATGGATACCGCACGCACACGTCAGCGGACGCTGTTCTCGGGGCTGGGTCTCGCGATCCTCGCGGTCCTGTTCGTCGCCGCCGTGATCCTGTCGAACACCTTGCTCCGCTCCACGCGGATCGACCTCACCGACGACAAGCTCTACACGCTGTCGGAGGGGACGCGGTCGGTACTGCAGAAGATCGACGAGCCGATCACGCTGCGCTTCTATTTCTCCGACCGGCTGGCACGGGAGATCCCGGCGATCGGGATCTATGCGCAACGCGTGCGCGACCTGCTGGAGGAGTATGCCGCGGTCTCCGACGGCAAGGTTCGACTGGAGGTGTACGATCCCGAGCCGTTCTCGCCCGCCGAGGACCGCGCCGTCGGCTTCGGCCTTCAGGGCGTGCCGGTCGATCAGTCCGGCGAACTCGTCTATTTCGGCCTCGCCGGCACGAATGCGGTCGACGAGCGCGAGGTGCTGCCGTTCTTCGACCAGTCGCGCGAATCGCTTCTCGAATACGACCTGACGAAGGTGGTCTATAATCTGGCCACGCTGGAGAAGCCGAAGATCGGCCTGATCAGCGGCCTGCCCATCGCCGGCACCCCTTACGCGGCACGTGCCGGACAGGACGATTCCTGGGTGATCTACGGCCAGCTCCGACAGTTCTTCGATGTCCAGATGCTCTCGGCGAACGTTTCCGAGATTCCGAGCGACATCAAACTGCTCGTCCTCGTCCACCCGAAGATCAACGCCGAGGCGACGCTGTACGCGATCGACCAGTTCGTGCTCGGCGGCGGCGAGGTTCTGGCCTTCGTCGACCCCTTCAGCGAGGCGGAAGCGACGACGCCGCAGCCCGGCGGCCAGCCGCCCAGCGACACCTCGTCGAACCTGCCCAAACTGTTCAAGGCCTGGGGCATCGAGATGCCCGCCGACACGATCGTCGGCGATCTCGCCGCCGCCCGGCGCGTCCAGGTCCCGACGAAGAACGCCCAGACGCGCGTCGCGGCGATCGACTACCCCTTCTGGCTGTCGCTCGGTAAGCGCAACTTCGCCGAGGAGAGCCCTGTCGTGGCGCAACTCGAGACGATGAACATCGCCTCGCCCGGCCACATCGTGAAGCTTCCCGAAACCACGGTCGCGGTCGAGCCGCTCGTCACCACGAGCCGGCAATCCGGCACCGTCGCGACATCCGTCATGCAGGGTCCGGGCCCGATGGACCCGCTGCGCATCACCAACGCCTTCAAGCCGACCGGGGAAGAGTATGTCCTGGCCGCCCGCCTTCACGGCAAGCTGAAGACGGCTTTCCCCGACGGTCCGCCGAAGCCGGCCGCGACCGAGGGACAGACCGAAGACGAGAAGAAGACCGCAGAGGCGGCGGCCGCGGCGGCGAAGGCAAAGCAGCTCACCGAGTCCGCCGACGAGACGAACGTCGTGGTCGTGGCCGACGCGGACATGCTCGCCGACGGTCTCTGGGTCAGGGTGCAGGACTTCTTCGGCCAGCGCGTCGCCATGCCGGTCGCCAACAACGGCGCCTTCTTCATCAACGCGGTCGACAACCTGTCGGGCAGCAGCGATCTGATCGGCCTGCGCAGCCGCGGCGTCGCGCAACGGCCCTTCACGGAAGTGCAGGCGCTGCAGCGTCAGGCGGAACAGCGGTTCCGTGCCAAGGAGCAGGAGCTGACGGCGAAGCTCCAGGCCACCGAGGAGCAGCTCCGCAAGATCCAGGGCCGCAACGGTGCCGGAGAGGCCGGATCGGTGCTGACCGACGAGCAGCGTAAGGCGATCGACGACTTCCGCGAAGAGGCCGTGCGCATCCGTCGCGAACTGCGGGACGTGCAGCATGCGCTGCGCCGCGATGTCGAGTCGCTGACCAACTGGATCCAGGCCGTGAACATCGTCGGGATGCCGCTGCTGGTGGCCTTCGCCGCGATCGGTGTGGGCTTCGCCCGGCGGCGCTACCGCCGCGGCCCCGGCTGA
- a CDS encoding ABC transporter permease subunit — MRNVGVVCTRELASYFATPVAYIFIVIFLALANALTFYVGYFFERGQADLQTFFNFHPWLYLFLMPAISMRLWAEERKTGTIELLLTLPIRTWEAAVGKFLAAWAFAAVALALTFPIWITVNWLGEPDNGVIVASYIGSLLMAGGYLAIGTCLSALSKNQVIAFVVTIAVCFLFTVSGSSFLVSMLGDLMSRSAVEAVASFSFLTHFNQIIKGVIDARDLVFFAAVIITWLLASVILIDMKKAD; from the coding sequence ATGCGTAACGTCGGCGTCGTTTGCACACGGGAGCTGGCGAGCTACTTCGCCACGCCGGTTGCCTACATCTTCATCGTGATCTTCCTGGCCCTGGCGAACGCGCTGACCTTCTACGTCGGCTACTTCTTTGAGCGCGGGCAGGCGGACCTGCAGACCTTCTTCAACTTCCACCCCTGGCTGTACCTGTTCCTGATGCCCGCGATCTCGATGCGGCTCTGGGCGGAGGAGCGCAAGACCGGCACGATCGAACTGCTTCTGACCCTGCCGATCCGGACCTGGGAGGCGGCCGTCGGCAAGTTCCTTGCGGCCTGGGCCTTCGCCGCGGTGGCGCTCGCCCTCACCTTCCCGATCTGGATCACCGTGAACTGGCTGGGCGAGCCCGATAACGGCGTGATCGTCGCGAGCTATATCGGCAGCCTTCTCATGGCCGGCGGCTACCTTGCCATCGGCACCTGCCTGTCGGCGCTCAGCAAGAACCAGGTGATCGCCTTCGTCGTGACCATCGCGGTCTGCTTCCTGTTCACGGTCAGCGGCTCCTCGTTCCTGGTCTCGATGCTCGGCGACCTCATGTCGCGCAGCGCGGTCGAGGCAGTGGCTTCGTTCAGCTTCCTCACGCACTTCAACCAGATCATCAAGGGCGTCATCGACGCGCGCGATCTGGTCTTCTTCGCCGCCGTCATCATCACCTGGCTGCTGGCATCGGTGATCCTCATCGACATGAAGAAAGCGGATTGA
- a CDS encoding ATP-binding cassette domain-containing protein — protein sequence MDEMIVTRELTKSFGSIKAVDRVSLTVARGEVLGFLGPNGAGKSTSMKMITGFLRPTAGAASICGFDVQDKPIEARRRLGYLPEGAPLYGDMTARAFLNFVAGARGLSGSEKRRGVGLAVERTNLSAILEQPIETLSKGFKRRVGLAQALLHDPDVLVLDEPTDGLDPNQKHEVRALIRELAPEKAIIISTHILEEVDAVCSRAVIIAGGRVVADGTPAALAHQSRHHNAVTVVVPVANADTVRAGLLSLESVEAVETDMRAGTVRLIAIPHDRRPIFSNVNQLLQAHAWPVSDIRTQSGDLEEVFRTITTAPAARPDQARAEKEAAHA from the coding sequence ATGGACGAGATGATCGTCACGCGGGAGCTGACGAAGTCGTTCGGCTCCATCAAGGCGGTCGACCGGGTTTCGCTCACGGTCGCTCGCGGTGAAGTGCTCGGCTTCCTCGGGCCGAACGGCGCCGGCAAGTCGACCAGCATGAAGATGATCACGGGCTTCCTGCGCCCCACGGCCGGCGCGGCGAGCATCTGTGGCTTCGACGTCCAGGACAAGCCGATCGAGGCGCGCCGCCGGCTGGGTTACCTGCCGGAGGGGGCGCCGCTCTACGGCGATATGACGGCGCGCGCCTTCCTGAACTTCGTCGCCGGCGCCCGTGGCCTTTCCGGCAGCGAGAAGCGCCGCGGCGTCGGCCTGGCGGTCGAGCGCACGAACCTGTCGGCGATCCTGGAACAGCCCATCGAGACGCTGTCGAAGGGCTTCAAGCGCCGTGTCGGGCTGGCCCAGGCGCTCCTGCACGATCCCGACGTCCTGGTCCTGGACGAGCCGACCGACGGCCTCGATCCCAATCAGAAGCACGAGGTCCGGGCACTGATCCGCGAACTGGCGCCGGAGAAGGCGATCATCATCTCGACCCACATCCTGGAAGAAGTGGACGCGGTGTGCAGCCGGGCGGTCATCATCGCCGGCGGCCGCGTCGTGGCGGACGGCACGCCGGCAGCCCTGGCGCATCAGTCGCGCCACCACAACGCGGTGACCGTGGTCGTGCCCGTCGCCAACGCCGATACGGTACGCGCCGGCCTGCTCAGCCTGGAGAGCGTCGAGGCGGTCGAAACCGACATGCGGGCCGGAACGGTGCGCCTTATCGCGATCCCCCACGACCGCCGCCCGATCTTCTCGAACGTGAACCAGCTCCTGCAGGCGCACGCCTGGCCGGTATCGGACATCCGGACCCAGTCCGGCGACCTGGAGGAGGTCTTCCGCACGATCACGACGGCGCCCGCCGCGCGGCCGGACCAGGCACGAGCGGAGAAGGAGGCGGCCCATGCGTAA
- a CDS encoding terminase small subunit, with the protein MPFGVKTTPLTDRQEIFCRHVARGASGAAAARSAGYSPHSAARYAGDLLTKPQIRHRIEDLRVRREAARQTGIAEIVDRLRALATLAAEKSDLRTAVRCLETEARLCGLYPDRLAAGFAGADPLLDGIDPRHPDLAAADAEAWAAAWRQGINVPEPEPEPRTVPHVYEGFEPRPVDEFTPFTDFHPTPRKRYEPLSDVPPEILEEEMPEEEPLDEDVPPEVLADDGEDDGEDEAAAAGLGFIAGRADRQREIGDAEMEHLYRQAPPVAVNPAAPAWARHPDPLLRGLEAERHGWDPAWERP; encoded by the coding sequence ATGCCGTTTGGTGTCAAAACCACGCCCCTCACCGACCGTCAGGAGATTTTCTGCCGCCACGTCGCCCGCGGGGCGAGCGGGGCCGCCGCGGCGCGGTCCGCCGGCTACTCGCCGCACAGTGCCGCGCGCTACGCCGGCGACCTGCTGACCAAGCCGCAGATCCGGCACCGGATCGAGGACCTGCGGGTCCGGCGCGAGGCGGCGCGGCAGACCGGGATCGCCGAGATCGTCGACAGGCTGCGCGCCCTCGCCACCCTCGCCGCCGAGAAGAGCGACCTGCGCACCGCCGTCCGCTGCCTGGAGACCGAGGCGCGGCTCTGCGGCCTCTATCCCGACCGCCTCGCCGCCGGCTTCGCCGGCGCCGACCCGCTGCTCGACGGCATCGACCCGCGCCACCCGGACCTGGCCGCGGCCGACGCCGAGGCCTGGGCCGCCGCGTGGCGCCAGGGGATCAACGTCCCGGAGCCGGAGCCCGAGCCGCGCACCGTGCCGCACGTCTACGAGGGCTTCGAGCCCCGTCCGGTCGACGAGTTCACGCCGTTCACCGATTTCCACCCCACCCCCAGAAAACGCTATGAACCTCTATCCGACGTGCCGCCGGAGATTCTCGAAGAGGAGATGCCGGAAGAGGAACCTCTGGACGAGGACGTCCCGCCCGAGGTCCTCGCCGACGACGGTGAGGACGACGGTGAGGACGAAGCCGCCGCTGCCGGCCTGGGCTTCATCGCCGGCCGGGCCGACCGTCAGCGCGAGATCGGCGACGCCGAGATGGAGCATCTGTACCGCCAGGCGCCGCCCGTCGCGGTCAATCCCGCCGCACCGGCCTGGGCCCGCCACCCCGACCCGCTCCTGCGCGGCCTCGAAGCCGAGCGCCACGGCTGGGACCCCGCCTGGGAGCGGCCGTAG
- a CDS encoding amidase family protein, which yields MPSGDELIRLTAREAVTLLAKGEVTPLELIDAALARIEAVEPAVNALPTLCVERARDHAKRLMARRDPLAGGARGWLGGLPVAIKDLTDVAGVRTTYGSPIYADHVPETSHPLVEGLERNGGVVLAKSNTPEFGAGGSTFNEVFGRTRNPWNTSLTCGGSSGGAAVALATGEIWLAHGSDHGGSLRGPASFCSVVGLRPSPGRVTRGTVNNLFSASSVQGPMARNVPDIALFLDALCGRDRADPLSIAPPATSFLDEVLDALKKGKDGAPKRVAWTPDLGGAVPVARETQAICAAAARRFEDLGSVVEEASPDMGRIGEAFQIIRAMIFLVDRGPLMETHRDQLKPDIIWNTEKGMALKPTEIAWAERERAALYRRMVTFFKTYDVLVCPTSVAPAFDVNLRHRTAIDGVKLENYIAGSVITSGISMTACPAISVPCGFDGFGRPVGLQIIGAPQDEAGVLRSAALYERLAGFDRQLPIDPREGTVPDD from the coding sequence ATGCCGAGCGGCGACGAACTGATCCGACTGACGGCGCGCGAGGCGGTCACCCTGCTGGCCAAGGGGGAGGTGACGCCGCTCGAACTGATCGACGCGGCGCTGGCGCGGATCGAGGCGGTCGAGCCGGCGGTCAATGCGCTGCCGACGCTCTGCGTCGAGCGGGCGCGCGATCACGCCAAGCGCCTCATGGCGCGCCGCGACCCGCTCGCCGGTGGCGCGCGCGGATGGCTCGGCGGTCTGCCCGTCGCGATCAAGGACCTGACCGACGTCGCCGGCGTCCGGACGACCTACGGTTCGCCGATCTATGCCGATCATGTGCCCGAGACGTCTCATCCGCTGGTCGAGGGGCTGGAGCGCAACGGCGGCGTCGTGCTGGCCAAGTCCAACACGCCGGAGTTCGGCGCCGGCGGCAGCACTTTCAACGAGGTGTTCGGGCGCACGCGCAATCCTTGGAACACCTCGCTAACCTGCGGCGGCTCTTCCGGCGGCGCCGCCGTCGCGCTGGCCACGGGGGAAATCTGGCTGGCGCACGGCTCCGATCACGGCGGCTCGCTGCGCGGGCCGGCGAGCTTCTGCTCGGTCGTCGGCCTGCGGCCCAGTCCGGGCCGCGTGACGCGCGGCACCGTGAACAACCTCTTCAGCGCGAGTTCGGTCCAGGGCCCGATGGCCCGCAACGTGCCGGACATCGCGCTGTTCCTCGATGCCCTGTGCGGCCGCGACCGGGCGGACCCGCTGTCCATCGCGCCACCCGCGACGAGCTTCCTCGACGAGGTCCTGGATGCGCTGAAAAAGGGGAAGGACGGCGCGCCGAAACGGGTCGCGTGGACGCCGGACCTGGGCGGCGCGGTGCCGGTGGCGCGCGAGACCCAGGCGATCTGCGCCGCCGCGGCGCGTCGCTTCGAAGATCTCGGCAGCGTCGTGGAAGAGGCGTCGCCGGACATGGGCCGGATCGGCGAGGCCTTCCAGATCATCCGCGCGATGATCTTCCTGGTCGACCGCGGGCCGCTGATGGAGACGCATCGCGACCAGCTGAAGCCGGACATCATCTGGAACACCGAGAAGGGAATGGCCCTGAAGCCCACCGAGATCGCGTGGGCGGAACGCGAACGCGCGGCGCTCTACCGGCGCATGGTCACGTTCTTCAAGACCTACGACGTGCTGGTCTGCCCGACGTCGGTGGCGCCGGCCTTCGACGTCAACCTCCGCCACCGGACGGCGATCGACGGGGTCAAGCTCGAGAACTACATCGCGGGGTCCGTCATCACCTCCGGCATCTCGATGACCGCCTGTCCCGCCATCAGCGTGCCCTGCGGCTTCGACGGCTTCGGCCGGCCCGTCGGCCTCCAGATCATCGGCGCGCCGCAGGACGAGGCGGGGGTGCTGCGCTCGGCGGCCCTCTACGAAAGGCTCGCGGGCTTCGACCGGCAGCTGCCGATCGACCCGCGCGAGGGTACCGTCCCCGACGACTGA
- a CDS encoding YihY family inner membrane protein, whose amino-acid sequence MSDAISFVWYVLRRFNNDDSLMVASSLTYTSLLGLVPILAIFLAVLGAFPAFDEIRDQAKEFLLAPLVPEAGAAAREQITIFLSNTRELTAVGVLGLAVTAFILLWTIESAFNTIWRVVEPRSWGTRLLAFWTILTLTPILMGTSVSLGDWFEQKADDEIVGVFWRLVHGVPALIPLVMEVVVFSLLFWIIPHRRIRLRHSIAGGTVAAVLFEILKHGFSFYLGLTDPYRIVYGAMATIPIFLLWIYLSWCMILFGAEFAAAIPDWRLDRDARRRTPPGPGERLAMAIAVLRAIWSATGDDARPHREVLEHRIPGGAEAYSRVLGELIHTGYVVVTEDERLAVARDLGDTTIYKLMRDLRLDLGTSVGPHFSAGRTDAGAMPPWVAELRSLLMAVDKAKHELLDRPVKDLMRERPKPRLDEAAE is encoded by the coding sequence GTGAGCGACGCCATCTCGTTCGTCTGGTACGTGCTGCGGCGCTTCAACAACGACGACAGCCTGATGGTTGCGTCGTCCCTGACCTACACCTCGCTGCTCGGTCTGGTCCCGATCCTCGCGATCTTCCTGGCAGTGCTCGGCGCCTTCCCGGCCTTCGACGAGATACGGGACCAGGCGAAGGAGTTCCTGCTGGCGCCGCTCGTGCCCGAGGCCGGTGCCGCGGCGCGCGAGCAGATCACGATCTTTCTCAGCAACACCCGTGAACTGACGGCCGTCGGCGTCCTCGGTCTCGCCGTGACGGCTTTCATCCTGCTCTGGACGATCGAGTCGGCGTTCAACACGATCTGGCGCGTCGTGGAGCCGCGATCCTGGGGCACGCGCCTCCTGGCGTTCTGGACGATCCTGACCCTGACGCCGATCCTCATGGGGACCAGCGTGTCGCTCGGCGACTGGTTCGAGCAGAAGGCCGACGACGAGATCGTCGGCGTCTTCTGGCGTCTCGTCCACGGGGTGCCGGCGCTGATCCCCCTCGTCATGGAAGTGGTCGTCTTCTCGCTGCTGTTCTGGATCATTCCGCACAGGCGGATCAGGCTTCGGCACAGCATCGCCGGCGGCACCGTCGCCGCGGTCCTGTTCGAGATCCTGAAGCACGGTTTCAGCTTCTACCTGGGCCTGACCGATCCGTACCGGATCGTCTACGGCGCCATGGCGACGATCCCGATCTTCCTCCTGTGGATCTACCTGTCCTGGTGCATGATCCTGTTCGGTGCGGAGTTCGCCGCGGCGATCCCCGACTGGCGTCTCGACCGCGATGCCCGCCGGCGCACCCCGCCCGGCCCCGGCGAACGGCTGGCCATGGCCATAGCGGTGCTGCGGGCGATCTGGAGCGCCACCGGGGACGACGCACGGCCGCACCGCGAGGTGCTGGAACACCGTATTCCCGGCGGCGCGGAGGCCTACAGCCGCGTCCTGGGCGAACTGATCCACACCGGCTACGTCGTGGTGACCGAGGACGAGCGCTTGGCCGTCGCACGGGATCTCGGCGACACGACGATCTACAAGCTGATGCGCGATCTCCGCCTCGATCTCGGCACCAGCGTCGGGCCGCACTTCAGTGCGGGGCGCACCGATGCCGGCGCAATGCCGCCCTGGGTCGCCGAACTTCGCAGCCTCCTGATGGCCGTCGACAAGGCGAAGCACGAACTGCTCGATCGTCCGGTCAAGGACCTGATGCGGGAGCGGCCGAAGCCGCGCCTGGACGAGGCGGCCGAATAG
- the fabI gene encoding enoyl-ACP reductase FabI: MTSSTGLLAGKKGLIMGVANDRSLAWGIARSVAQHGADLAFSYQGEALERRVRPLAASVNSDFLIPCDVTDDASLTALFDSIRERWGRLDFLVHGIAFSDKEQLKGRYSDTTRENFRRTMDISCFSFTDAARRAAAMMPDGGSMVTLTYAGAERVIPHYNVMGVAKAALEASVRYLAVDFGSRGIRVNAISAGPIKTLAASGIGDFRHILKWNEFNAPLERNTTIDEVGGSALYLLSDLGQGVTGEVLHVDSGYHVVGMMNPRRAGDTAALLADFDDEA; the protein is encoded by the coding sequence ATGACGAGCAGCACCGGCCTGCTGGCCGGGAAAAAGGGCCTCATCATGGGCGTCGCGAACGATCGTTCGCTCGCCTGGGGCATCGCGCGCAGCGTTGCGCAACACGGCGCCGACCTCGCCTTCAGCTATCAGGGCGAGGCATTGGAGCGGCGCGTCCGCCCGCTCGCGGCCTCGGTGAATTCCGATTTCCTCATTCCTTGCGACGTGACGGACGACGCCAGCCTGACCGCACTTTTCGATTCGATCCGCGAACGCTGGGGCCGGCTTGATTTCCTGGTTCACGGCATCGCCTTCTCGGACAAGGAGCAGCTGAAGGGCCGGTACTCGGACACGACCCGCGAGAATTTCCGTCGCACCATGGACATCTCGTGCTTCTCGTTCACCGATGCGGCGCGGCGCGCCGCCGCGATGATGCCCGACGGCGGCTCCATGGTCACGCTGACCTATGCCGGCGCCGAACGGGTCATCCCGCACTACAACGTGATGGGCGTCGCCAAGGCGGCGCTGGAAGCCAGCGTGCGCTACCTCGCGGTGGATTTCGGAAGCCGCGGGATCCGGGTGAACGCGATCTCCGCCGGGCCGATCAAGACGCTGGCCGCTTCCGGCATCGGGGACTTCCGCCACATCCTGAAATGGAACGAGTTCAACGCGCCGCTGGAACGGAACACGACGATCGACGAGGTCGGCGGTTCGGCGCTGTATCTGCTGAGCGACCTCGGCCAGGGCGTGACCGGCGAGGTGCTTCACGTCGACTCCGGCTACCATGTCGTCGGCATGATGAATCCGCGGCGCGCCGGTGACACCGCGGCGCTGCTCGCCGATTTCGACGACGAGGCGTAG